A single genomic interval of Solimonas sp. K1W22B-7 harbors:
- a CDS encoding DUF7079 family protein, with product MTPDLTPADLKQRKPVWEALSEFWLDTELQESDFDRIAGVMARSPYSLEEIRDIHRYEVAPAVSANLAGVAGEWAGFDSKWLVERCRAQALRRGSVLRRVLLWLRAPLLWYFTAGHWRKVLPRVRVLRAAVAARSPRGPRRIFVDALNLAYWRSNPPSLRLPLTLLAQLLAERHDVVLYFDASARYRLGGERELYERLLQHPRYCVEVPSGKSADGVMLRDAMACGGRVVSRDKYSDHRKRYRRLIDDPQRLLSGEVREGRVLVSKLNLDVPLPASSEAAWERLEPLLRRAIES from the coding sequence ATGACCCCCGACCTGACCCCTGCCGACCTGAAGCAGCGCAAGCCCGTCTGGGAGGCGCTCTCGGAGTTCTGGCTGGACACGGAGCTGCAGGAATCCGATTTCGACCGCATCGCCGGGGTCATGGCCCGGTCGCCGTATTCGCTGGAAGAGATCCGGGACATTCACCGCTACGAAGTGGCGCCGGCCGTGTCGGCGAACCTCGCCGGCGTCGCGGGCGAGTGGGCGGGCTTCGATTCCAAGTGGCTGGTGGAGCGCTGCCGGGCCCAGGCGCTGCGCAGGGGCAGTGTCCTGCGTCGAGTGCTGCTCTGGCTGCGGGCTCCGCTGCTGTGGTACTTCACCGCCGGCCACTGGCGCAAGGTTCTCCCGCGGGTGCGGGTGCTGCGGGCCGCGGTTGCCGCCCGTTCACCCCGCGGCCCGCGCCGCATCTTCGTCGACGCGCTCAACCTGGCCTACTGGCGCAGCAACCCGCCGTCGCTGCGCCTGCCGCTGACGCTGCTGGCGCAACTGCTGGCCGAGCGGCACGACGTGGTGCTGTATTTCGACGCGAGCGCGCGCTACCGGCTGGGCGGGGAGCGCGAGCTGTACGAGCGCCTGTTGCAGCATCCGCGCTATTGCGTGGAGGTCCCCTCCGGCAAGAGCGCGGACGGCGTGATGCTGCGGGACGCCATGGCCTGCGGCGGACGCGTGGTGAGCCGCGACAAGTACAGCGATCACCGCAAGCGCTATCGCAGGCTGATCGACGATCCGCAGCGCCTGCTGTCGGGCGAGGTGCGGGAGGGACGGGTGCTGGTGTCGAAGCTGAATCTTGATGTGCCGCTGCCGGCCTCTTCCGAGGCGGCCTGGGAGCGCCTGGAGCCGCTGTTGCGGCGGGCTATCGAATCGTAG
- a CDS encoding class I SAM-dependent methyltransferase has product MPSLRVSYQTLEFSCADIHLRTLRDLQQFSDDTGEAERLGIPLPSWPLFGVIWDSGQVLAHLMSSYDIAGKRILEVGCGIALASLVLNSRGADVTATDYHPEVANFLAENVRLNGGREIPFVRTGWQDQDTDLGRFDLIIGSDLIYELADLGMLAAFIDRHAAPSCEVLMVDPGRRWQTHFSEKMEQLGYSSSSSVPENTEYLLNPFEGKILRYKR; this is encoded by the coding sequence ATGCCATCACTGCGCGTTAGTTACCAGACCCTTGAGTTCAGCTGCGCCGACATCCATCTGCGCACCTTGCGCGATCTTCAGCAGTTCAGTGACGACACCGGCGAAGCCGAGCGCCTGGGGATTCCCCTGCCGAGCTGGCCGCTGTTTGGTGTGATCTGGGACTCCGGCCAGGTGCTGGCCCATCTCATGAGCAGCTATGACATCGCCGGCAAGCGGATTCTCGAAGTGGGCTGCGGCATCGCCCTGGCGAGCCTGGTGCTGAACAGCCGCGGGGCCGATGTGACGGCCACCGACTATCACCCTGAAGTGGCGAATTTTCTCGCCGAAAACGTGCGCCTGAATGGCGGTCGCGAAATTCCGTTCGTGCGTACCGGCTGGCAGGATCAGGACACGGACCTGGGCAGGTTCGACCTGATCATCGGCAGCGATCTGATCTACGAACTCGCCGACCTCGGAATGCTGGCGGCCTTCATCGACCGGCATGCCGCCCCCAGCTGCGAAGTGCTGATGGTCGACCCGGGCAGAAGGTGGCAGACGCACTTCAGCGAGAAGATGGAGCAGCTGGGCTACAGCAGCAGTTCCAGCGTGCCCGAGAATACGGAATACCTGCTCAATCCCTTCGAAGGCAAGATCCTGCGCTACAAGCGTTGA
- a CDS encoding SRPBCC family protein, producing the protein MNDAATMTETREIVVDEVFPHTPDVLWKTLTTAELMGRWLMVPRGFEPVPGKQFSYQTTPAGQWDGVIQCQVLEVVPNERLVYSWQGGHESNAEYGSRLETVVTFTLSRSDLGTRLRLVHSGFRLPKNHSAFSKMSNGWPKVLQQIGAMSGEQDTKEAKKSHG; encoded by the coding sequence GTGAACGATGCAGCGACGATGACCGAGACCCGCGAGATCGTGGTCGACGAAGTGTTTCCGCACACGCCCGACGTGCTGTGGAAGACGCTGACCACGGCAGAGCTGATGGGCCGCTGGCTGATGGTGCCCCGCGGCTTCGAGCCGGTGCCGGGCAAGCAGTTCAGCTATCAGACCACGCCGGCCGGCCAGTGGGACGGCGTGATCCAGTGCCAGGTGCTGGAGGTGGTGCCGAACGAGCGCCTGGTCTACTCCTGGCAAGGCGGGCACGAATCCAATGCCGAGTACGGCTCGCGCCTGGAGACGGTGGTGACGTTCACGCTCAGCCGCTCGGATCTCGGCACAAGGTTGCGGCTGGTGCATTCCGGCTTCCGCCTGCCGAAGAACCACTCGGCGTTCAGCAAGATGAGCAATGGCTGGCCCAAGGTGCTGCAGCAGATCGGCGCCATGTCGGGTGAACAGGACACGAAGGAGGCGAAGAAGAGCCATGGATAG
- a CDS encoding ArsR/SmtB family transcription factor — protein sequence MNQATSINTVMRTLADPTRRAVFERIVSTDEISVVELTRGSGVTQGAISQHLKTLKLAGLVAERPEGRHVYYRAEPEGLAPLMDWMSHYAVFWRDRFDTLRSLLKEIDP from the coding sequence ATGAACCAGGCTACCTCCATCAACACCGTCATGCGCACGCTCGCCGACCCCACGCGGCGGGCCGTGTTCGAGCGGATCGTCAGCACCGACGAGATCAGCGTGGTCGAACTCACGCGCGGCAGCGGGGTGACGCAGGGCGCCATCTCGCAGCACCTCAAGACGCTGAAGCTGGCCGGGCTGGTGGCGGAGCGCCCGGAAGGGCGGCATGTGTACTACCGCGCCGAGCCCGAGGGCCTGGCGCCGCTGATGGACTGGATGAGCCACTACGCCGTGTTCTGGCGCGACCGCTTCGACACCCTGCGGTCGCTACTCAAGGAGATTGATCCGTGA
- a CDS encoding class I SAM-dependent methyltransferase, translating to MTPLRIRYRTLEFEGADIHLRTLRDLQQVGEDEGAAERLGVPLSSWPLFGVVWDSSEVLAHLMNSYDIAGKRILEVGCGIGLTSLVLNGRRADVTATDYHPEAEFFLAENVRMNGGPAIPFVRTGWGDQCTDLGIFDLIVGSDLLYEGDNVGLLSAFIDQHAGRPCEVLIVDPGRNWHMQFSRRMEQLGYSSSYSRPGNTDYLLNPFKGRVLRYCR from the coding sequence ATGACACCACTGCGTATCCGCTACCGGACCCTGGAGTTCGAGGGCGCCGATATCCATCTGCGCACGCTGCGCGATCTGCAACAGGTCGGTGAGGACGAAGGTGCTGCCGAGCGCCTTGGCGTTCCCCTGTCGAGCTGGCCGCTGTTTGGCGTGGTGTGGGATTCCAGCGAGGTGCTGGCCCACCTGATGAACAGCTACGACATCGCCGGCAAGCGGATTCTCGAAGTGGGCTGCGGCATCGGCTTGACCAGCCTGGTACTGAACGGCCGCCGGGCCGATGTGACGGCCACCGACTATCACCCGGAAGCAGAGTTTTTTCTTGCGGAAAACGTTCGCATGAATGGCGGACCTGCGATCCCGTTCGTGCGCACGGGCTGGGGTGATCAGTGCACCGACCTGGGCATCTTCGACCTGATCGTCGGCAGCGACCTGCTCTACGAGGGTGACAATGTCGGATTGCTGTCGGCCTTTATCGACCAGCATGCCGGCCGTCCCTGCGAGGTGCTGATCGTCGATCCCGGTCGGAATTGGCATATGCAGTTCAGCCGCAGGATGGAGCAGCTTGGGTACTCGAGCAGCTACAGCAGGCCAGGGAACACGGACTATCTGCTCAATCCCTTCAAGGGACGGGTGCTGCGTTACTGCCGTTGA
- a CDS encoding cytochrome P450 encodes MPDSTPPPKPLSALPGPRGWPLLGNLPQLSRTQMHLVLERWAQQYGPLYQLRFLNKRLMVISDIELCRRVLRERPENFRRFPAFERIIGDMGLTSLFSSEGETWRRQRRVFMRALNIHHMAPFLPKLEVITGRLRSLWQRAADAGQPVTVLDDVMRYTLDVTTRFAFGYDANALETHEDPIQKHLSRILPMVSRRARIPVPYWRWIKFKADRQLDADLEGVRGYIEGLIADARARIAADPSLKEKPTNLIEALLVTGDEDGSVFSDHDIFSNALGTLVAGEDTTAMTLAWMMYFLAGHPEAQERLHAEVVAGGSDYPFLEAVMNETFRLKPVAPVFFLHATANVELGGYAVPAGTDLVLATRPGAYDDAEFPDGREFRPERWLVPQANYVTRAPLPFGHGPRLCPGRNLAQLEIRTVAAMLARDFRISRADDKPVEESFAFTMAPKELQVRFERRAGEC; translated from the coding sequence ATGCCCGATTCGACACCGCCCCCCAAGCCCCTGTCGGCGCTGCCCGGTCCGCGCGGCTGGCCGCTGCTGGGCAACCTGCCGCAACTCAGCCGCACGCAGATGCACCTGGTGCTGGAGCGCTGGGCGCAGCAGTACGGCCCGCTGTACCAGCTGCGCTTCCTGAACAAGCGGCTGATGGTGATCTCCGACATCGAGCTGTGTCGCCGCGTGCTGCGCGAGCGCCCGGAGAACTTCCGCCGCTTCCCGGCCTTCGAACGCATCATCGGCGACATGGGCCTCACCTCGCTGTTCTCCTCCGAGGGCGAGACCTGGCGGCGCCAGCGCCGCGTGTTCATGCGCGCGCTCAACATCCACCACATGGCGCCCTTCCTGCCCAAGCTGGAGGTCATCACCGGCCGCCTGCGCAGCCTGTGGCAGCGCGCTGCCGACGCCGGGCAGCCCGTCACCGTGCTGGACGATGTCATGCGCTACACCCTGGACGTGACCACGCGCTTCGCCTTCGGCTACGACGCCAACGCGCTGGAAACGCACGAGGACCCCATCCAAAAGCACCTGAGCCGCATCCTGCCCATGGTCAGCCGGCGCGCGCGCATCCCCGTGCCCTACTGGCGCTGGATCAAGTTCAAGGCAGACCGCCAGCTCGACGCCGACCTCGAAGGCGTGCGCGGCTACATCGAGGGCCTGATCGCCGATGCCCGCGCCCGCATCGCCGCCGATCCGTCGCTGAAGGAAAAGCCCACCAACCTGATCGAGGCCCTGCTGGTCACCGGCGACGAAGACGGCTCGGTCTTCAGCGACCACGACATCTTCAGCAATGCCCTCGGCACGCTGGTGGCCGGCGAAGACACCACCGCCATGACCCTGGCCTGGATGATGTACTTCCTCGCGGGCCACCCCGAGGCGCAGGAGCGCCTGCATGCGGAGGTGGTGGCCGGCGGCAGCGACTATCCGTTTCTCGAAGCGGTGATGAACGAGACCTTCCGCCTCAAGCCGGTGGCGCCGGTGTTCTTCCTGCACGCCACGGCCAACGTGGAGCTGGGTGGCTATGCCGTGCCGGCCGGCACCGACCTGGTGCTGGCGACGCGCCCCGGCGCCTACGACGACGCCGAGTTCCCCGACGGCCGCGAATTCCGCCCGGAACGCTGGCTGGTGCCGCAGGCCAACTACGTCACCCGCGCGCCGCTACCCTTCGGCCATGGGCCGCGCCTCTGCCCGGGCCGCAACCTGGCGCAACTGGAAATCCGCACCGTGGCAGCGATGCTGGCGCGGGACTTCCGCATCAGCCGGGCGGACGACAAGCCGGTGGAAGAGAGCTTTGCGTTCACGATGGCGCCGAAGGAGCTGCAGGTGAGGTTCGAGCGGCGCGCAGGGGAGTGTTGA
- a CDS encoding toll/interleukin-1 receptor domain-containing protein produces the protein MNNDKSYIISLDYGDRKKEREFVRQLLQRYDKDSLTGCALFVNNNPYSLESFLCLNFEKGHDDFECWLGKSFPSKKRDYRFLFSEIADAVFSKGFNVVTFSDDSMLEIQMSERVNGIYLYPDRSLVDDIFGKPVTEGTFTVFLSHSSKDKVIVDSIFSALHKAGIRAWYDRYEIQPGDSITDRINEGLKTSGLGLIFLSKNFLHQQSGWTMSEANFFLQERMRDKKKKFIVVNIDLSIDQMPPLLRDYRFIDLSTSGAHQEIVDAIVRAKRA, from the coding sequence ATGAACAATGACAAAAGCTACATAATTTCGTTGGACTATGGCGATCGGAAAAAAGAAAGAGAATTTGTTCGCCAGCTGCTTCAGCGATACGACAAGGACTCTCTCACGGGATGTGCCTTGTTCGTTAACAATAACCCATACAGCCTTGAATCATTCCTGTGCCTAAACTTTGAAAAGGGGCATGATGATTTCGAATGCTGGCTGGGGAAAAGTTTCCCATCAAAAAAGCGGGACTACCGATTTCTATTTTCGGAAATTGCTGATGCGGTATTTTCCAAAGGATTCAATGTAGTCACCTTCTCGGACGACTCGATGCTTGAAATTCAAATGTCGGAAAGAGTCAATGGCATCTACTTGTACCCGGATAGAAGCCTGGTGGACGACATATTTGGAAAGCCGGTCACGGAGGGAACCTTCACGGTCTTCTTGTCTCATTCGAGCAAAGACAAGGTGATAGTGGATTCCATATTTTCAGCATTGCACAAAGCAGGTATTCGCGCTTGGTATGACCGGTACGAGATTCAACCCGGGGACAGCATCACCGACAGAATCAACGAGGGTCTCAAAACCTCCGGCCTTGGCCTTATCTTTCTTTCCAAAAACTTTTTGCATCAGCAATCTGGTTGGACAATGAGCGAGGCAAATTTCTTCCTTCAAGAGCGGATGCGCGACAAGAAGAAGAAATTCATAGTTGTCAACATAGATCTTTCAATTGATCAAATGCCCCCTCTTCTCCGGGACTATAGGTTCATTGACTTATCGACGTCAGGGGCGCATCAAGAGATTGTTGATGCGATCGTTCGAGCGAAGCGGGCGTAG
- a CDS encoding DUF899 domain-containing protein, translating into MDSIVADNSFAHHPVVSQEQWIAARKALLLREKELTRLGDQVARERRALPWVRMEKDYVFDTPEGPRTLAGLFDGRRQLLVQHFMLGPGWEQGCKSCSYMADHSDGANPHLAQRDVTLLAISRAPLPEIERFRQRMGWKFKWVSSHGTDFNRDFCVSFTPEEKARDEVHYNYARQRFMQEEMPGVSVFYRDDAGHVFHTYSTYGRGVEVMMGTYNLLDLVPRGRDEDQLPFTMAWVRHHDRYETAPPVHAAGGSCCKSQA; encoded by the coding sequence ATGGATAGCATCGTTGCCGACAACAGCTTCGCCCATCATCCCGTGGTGTCGCAGGAGCAGTGGATCGCCGCGCGCAAAGCGCTGCTGCTGCGCGAGAAGGAACTGACGCGCCTGGGCGACCAGGTGGCCCGCGAGCGCCGGGCGCTGCCCTGGGTGCGCATGGAGAAGGACTACGTCTTCGACACGCCCGAGGGCCCGCGCACCCTGGCCGGGCTGTTCGACGGCCGCCGCCAGCTGCTGGTGCAGCACTTCATGCTCGGTCCGGGCTGGGAGCAGGGCTGCAAGAGCTGCTCCTACATGGCCGACCACAGCGACGGCGCGAATCCGCACTTGGCGCAGCGCGACGTGACGCTGCTGGCGATCTCGCGCGCGCCGCTGCCCGAGATCGAGCGCTTCCGCCAGCGCATGGGCTGGAAGTTCAAGTGGGTGTCCTCCCACGGCACCGACTTCAACCGGGACTTCTGCGTCTCCTTCACGCCGGAGGAGAAGGCCCGGGACGAGGTCCACTACAACTACGCCAGACAGCGTTTCATGCAGGAGGAGATGCCCGGCGTCAGCGTGTTCTACAGGGACGACGCGGGCCATGTCTTCCACACCTACTCGACCTACGGGCGCGGCGTGGAGGTGATGATGGGCACCTACAACCTGCTCGACCTCGTGCCCAGGGGCCGCGACGAGGACCAACTGCCGTTCACCATGGCCTGGGTGCGCCACCACGACCGCTACGAGACGGCGCCGCCCGTGCACGCCGCGGGTGGCTCCTGCTGCAAGTCGCAGGCCTGA
- a CDS encoding Rieske 2Fe-2S domain-containing protein, with product MSTETLQSPASARPAADLKLAQLLESTRLERCPFPIPSSWFFVDFSENLKVGEVRNIKLFDQEWVLFRGESGKVGVSDPYCPHLGAHLGHGGTVCGDNIRCPFHHWEYDAEGWCKNVPYGRGAPAITKVRPILRTLPTQERYGQIWAWFHPLAEPPTWDLPHIPCMEDPGWVGDQRGNWQASTAVQEIVENSVDVAHLKFLHGAAGVPPINVEYEKHMQRFDLGGGYIVGQTWGAGAVGTVTFTQEGVSATLFSYTQPITRELTKMNMSFRHKDYPEGSKELYIARKLIDHMVHEAENETSAGFESVDMVIWNNKKYRHKPLLCDGDGPIFQFREWFRQFYVADAEVMAKI from the coding sequence ATGTCCACCGAAACCCTCCAATCCCCCGCCAGCGCCCGCCCCGCGGCCGACCTGAAGCTTGCACAGCTCCTGGAGTCCACCCGCCTGGAGCGCTGCCCCTTCCCCATCCCCAGCAGCTGGTTCTTCGTGGATTTCTCCGAGAACCTGAAGGTCGGGGAGGTGCGCAACATCAAGCTGTTCGACCAGGAATGGGTGCTGTTCCGCGGCGAGAGCGGCAAGGTGGGCGTGTCCGACCCGTACTGCCCGCACCTGGGCGCGCACCTGGGGCACGGCGGCACGGTCTGCGGCGACAACATCCGCTGCCCCTTCCATCACTGGGAGTACGACGCCGAGGGCTGGTGCAAGAACGTGCCCTACGGCCGCGGCGCACCGGCCATCACCAAGGTACGGCCGATCCTGCGCACACTGCCCACCCAGGAGCGCTACGGGCAGATCTGGGCCTGGTTCCACCCGCTGGCGGAGCCGCCGACCTGGGACCTGCCCCACATTCCCTGCATGGAAGACCCGGGCTGGGTCGGCGACCAGCGCGGCAACTGGCAGGCCAGCACGGCGGTCCAGGAGATCGTGGAGAACAGCGTCGACGTGGCGCACCTGAAGTTCCTGCACGGCGCGGCCGGCGTCCCGCCGATCAACGTGGAATACGAGAAGCACATGCAGCGCTTCGACCTGGGCGGCGGCTATATCGTGGGCCAGACCTGGGGCGCCGGTGCGGTGGGCACCGTGACCTTCACGCAGGAGGGCGTCAGCGCGACGCTGTTCTCCTACACCCAGCCGATCACGCGCGAGCTCACGAAGATGAACATGAGCTTCCGCCACAAGGACTACCCGGAAGGCTCCAAGGAGCTGTACATCGCCCGCAAGCTGATCGACCACATGGTGCACGAAGCGGAGAATGAGACCAGCGCCGGCTTCGAGAGCGTGGACATGGTGATCTGGAACAACAAGAAGTATCGCCACAAGCCGCTGCTCTGCGACGGCGACGGCCCGATCTTCCAGTTCCGCGAATGGTTCCGGCAGTTCTATGTGGCGGATGCCGAGGTCATGGCGAAGATCTAG
- the roxB gene encoding rubber dioxygenase RoxB — protein sequence MSPRDLNNRRLLAAFCAVFLLSACGEYGGRSGPASGGGGPRGSGEVKNCDQLFAQRVQPRLDFCRSCHIPGGVADVPDGKLFQLSGNKAQDSSLLRASWERLGGNAGGPSRILKMASGTDTRSHSGGTPWPVGSDAYKEMDALLRGYLDPAACALGNLGAITEFPLLAGPRGGGPWSNFCAGKADSAVLPVDPRTLIVPGVNQGKAVAFNAHWKSCDNVVARPKTCGEMREQARLGLFVGHGQGETGTPLSFAGGNDNPAGLSAEKYNNLWDSAWGLDERPDNFDELVAERYGSPRSLVRNPYPLPGEDPNASNGGSGQLPMVFTQIRKADGTWTGEIGQKVCLFCHNGQLGTTADGPGMGPQLGGAGSIGDFSVASSDFSKAEGLTGLGVNTAISAVTLSTNRGSGAIDFFQLAFILFSNGDPRLLLNDKIVFSQAIGNIKSPPWWNLAYRPQKFHGAVLPTDSSRIDLAAYYDLAKSLTGGGTEALAWMDAHSGPFQTWAETLPPPRYPRAIDTALAEQGAILFHSKNLWDANLHNPVPRPDMGNGSCASCHGAYSPRYVNDPSYLDTPQLAGVAAYTVPTSVIGTDPVYAEAMQSLRNADGSVSPAILNQSVVSCGLGNAGYTEGNTPILLAPPLWGIWAAAPYFHNGAVPNIWGVLDPDSERPRIWKRGSTPARADQDGKVVMGFDTDLQRGYDFDKLGWKYDEIPCGAAGSQPYLACNPISPNTPSPVQQILGNIYTLVGLTWNLPRPQGLTMTRQDIENRKIYNSNLYSQGNQGHAFTAVLTDQERRAIIEYLKTL from the coding sequence ATGAGCCCGCGAGACCTGAACAACCGGCGTCTGCTGGCGGCTTTCTGCGCCGTATTCCTTCTGTCCGCCTGCGGCGAGTACGGCGGGCGCAGCGGCCCGGCCAGCGGTGGCGGCGGCCCCCGCGGCAGCGGCGAGGTCAAGAACTGCGACCAGCTGTTTGCGCAGCGCGTGCAGCCGCGGCTCGACTTCTGCCGCAGCTGCCACATCCCGGGCGGCGTCGCCGACGTGCCTGACGGCAAGCTGTTCCAGCTGTCCGGCAACAAGGCGCAGGACTCCAGCCTGCTGCGCGCCTCCTGGGAGCGCCTGGGCGGCAACGCCGGCGGCCCCTCGCGCATCCTCAAGATGGCCTCGGGCACCGACACGCGCTCGCACAGCGGCGGCACGCCCTGGCCGGTGGGCAGCGACGCCTACAAGGAAATGGACGCGCTGCTGCGCGGCTATCTCGATCCTGCCGCCTGCGCGCTTGGCAATCTCGGCGCCATCACCGAGTTTCCACTGCTCGCCGGCCCGCGCGGCGGCGGCCCCTGGTCCAACTTCTGCGCCGGCAAGGCCGACAGCGCCGTGCTGCCGGTGGACCCGCGCACGCTGATCGTGCCCGGCGTCAACCAGGGCAAGGCCGTGGCCTTCAACGCCCACTGGAAGTCCTGCGACAACGTCGTGGCGCGGCCCAAGACCTGCGGTGAAATGCGCGAGCAGGCCAGGCTGGGCCTGTTCGTCGGCCACGGCCAGGGCGAGACCGGCACGCCGCTGAGTTTCGCCGGCGGCAACGACAACCCCGCCGGCCTCTCCGCCGAGAAGTACAACAATCTCTGGGATTCCGCCTGGGGCCTGGACGAGCGGCCCGACAACTTCGACGAGCTGGTGGCCGAGCGCTACGGCTCGCCGCGCAGCCTGGTGCGCAATCCCTACCCGCTGCCCGGCGAAGACCCCAACGCCAGCAACGGCGGCAGCGGCCAGCTGCCGATGGTGTTCACGCAGATCCGCAAGGCCGATGGCACATGGACCGGTGAGATCGGCCAGAAAGTCTGCCTGTTCTGCCACAACGGCCAGCTCGGCACGACCGCCGACGGCCCCGGCATGGGGCCGCAACTCGGCGGTGCCGGCAGCATCGGCGACTTCTCCGTCGCCAGCTCCGATTTCAGCAAGGCCGAGGGCCTCACCGGCCTGGGCGTGAACACCGCGATCTCCGCGGTCACGCTCTCCACCAACCGCGGCAGCGGCGCGATCGACTTCTTCCAGCTCGCCTTCATCCTGTTCAGCAACGGCGACCCCAGGCTGCTGCTCAACGACAAGATCGTGTTCAGCCAGGCCATCGGCAACATCAAGAGCCCGCCCTGGTGGAACCTCGCCTACCGCCCGCAGAAATTCCACGGCGCCGTCCTGCCCACCGACTCCTCGCGCATCGACCTGGCCGCGTACTACGACCTGGCCAAGAGCCTGACCGGCGGCGGCACCGAGGCACTGGCCTGGATGGACGCACACTCCGGCCCCTTCCAGACCTGGGCCGAAACCCTGCCGCCGCCGCGCTATCCACGCGCCATCGACACCGCGCTGGCCGAGCAGGGCGCCATCCTGTTCCACTCCAAGAATCTCTGGGACGCAAACCTGCACAACCCGGTGCCGCGCCCGGACATGGGCAACGGCTCCTGCGCCAGCTGCCATGGCGCGTACTCGCCGCGCTACGTCAACGACCCGAGCTACCTGGATACGCCGCAGCTCGCCGGTGTCGCCGCCTACACCGTGCCCACCTCGGTCATCGGCACCGACCCGGTCTACGCCGAGGCCATGCAGAGCCTGCGCAACGCCGACGGCAGCGTCAGCCCCGCAATCCTCAACCAGTCGGTGGTGTCCTGCGGCCTGGGCAATGCCGGCTACACCGAGGGCAACACGCCGATCCTGCTGGCCCCGCCGCTGTGGGGCATCTGGGCCGCCGCGCCCTACTTCCACAACGGCGCCGTGCCCAACATCTGGGGCGTGCTCGACCCGGACAGCGAGCGCCCGCGCATCTGGAAGCGCGGGTCCACGCCCGCGCGTGCCGACCAGGACGGCAAGGTGGTGATGGGCTTCGACACCGACCTGCAGCGCGGCTACGACTTCGACAAGCTCGGCTGGAAGTACGACGAGATTCCCTGCGGCGCCGCCGGCAGCCAGCCCTACCTCGCCTGCAACCCGATCAGCCCCAACACGCCCTCACCGGTGCAGCAGATCCTGGGCAACATCTACACCCTGGTCGGCCTCACCTGGAACCTGCCGCGGCCGCAGGGCCTGACGATGACCCGGCAGGACATCGAGAACCGCAAGATCTACAACAGCAACCTTTACAGCCAGGGCAACCAGGGTCACGCGTTCACGGCGGTGCTGACGGATCAGGAGCGCAGGGCGATCATCGAGTATCTGAAGACGCTTTGA
- a CDS encoding alpha/beta fold hydrolase: protein MPTLPTNGYDLAYAEAGSGRPVLLIHGSLCDYRYWAPQMQPLGERGRAIAVSLRRCWPEAWDGQGEGYSIEQHVDDLAAFIEALDAGPVDLVGHSRGGHVAFRLALRAPQWVRKLVLAEPGGLPDASLGEIGGVSPEDVMARTREAAQRIAAGDIDGGLAYFIDSVSGTPIWKYTVQSFKTMARANAKTLLGQVRETRMAFTRADLEALKLPTLLVGGELTPPPFPQLLDLLQANIAGARRVTIPGARHAMNLAAPARFNAAVLGFLS from the coding sequence ATGCCCACGCTCCCCACCAACGGCTACGACCTGGCCTATGCCGAAGCCGGGAGCGGTCGCCCGGTCCTGCTGATCCACGGCTCGCTCTGCGACTACCGCTACTGGGCGCCGCAGATGCAGCCCCTCGGTGAACGCGGACGGGCCATCGCCGTCAGCCTGCGCCGCTGCTGGCCCGAGGCCTGGGACGGGCAGGGCGAGGGCTACAGCATCGAGCAGCATGTCGATGACCTCGCCGCCTTCATCGAGGCACTGGACGCAGGGCCGGTGGACCTGGTCGGCCACTCGCGCGGCGGCCATGTCGCTTTCCGCCTCGCACTGCGCGCGCCGCAGTGGGTGAGGAAGCTGGTGCTGGCCGAGCCCGGCGGCTTGCCGGATGCCTCGTTGGGCGAAATCGGCGGTGTCAGTCCCGAGGACGTGATGGCGCGCACGCGCGAGGCGGCACAGCGCATCGCCGCCGGCGACATCGACGGCGGCCTGGCGTACTTCATCGACAGCGTCAGCGGCACGCCGATCTGGAAGTACACGGTGCAGTCGTTCAAGACCATGGCGCGGGCCAATGCGAAGACCCTGCTCGGCCAGGTCCGCGAAACCCGCATGGCCTTCACGCGCGCCGACCTGGAGGCGCTGAAGCTGCCGACCCTGCTGGTCGGCGGAGAGTTGACGCCGCCGCCGTTTCCGCAGTTGCTGGACCTGCTGCAGGCGAACATCGCCGGGGCACGGCGCGTGACGATCCCCGGTGCCCGTCATGCCATGAATCTCGCGGCCCCGGCACGGTTCAATGCCGCGGTGCTGGGGTTCCTGTCATGA